One stretch of Acidobacteriota bacterium DNA includes these proteins:
- a CDS encoding mersacidin/lichenicidin family type 2 lantibiotic, protein SLNDEQRAQLPQNPAGVIELADDELRSVAGGDSCRCFCPDESSCG, encoded by the coding sequence AGCCTCAACGACGAGCAGCGGGCTCAGCTGCCGCAGAACCCCGCCGGCGTTATCGAGCTCGCCGACGACGAGCTCCGTTCGGTGGCCGGCGGCGACTCTTGCCGTTGTTTCTGTCCGGACGAGAGCAGCTGCGGATAA